Sequence from the Limisphaerales bacterium genome:
GTAGCTTTTGCCGAGTTGGCCGGCGATCTCGGCCACCGTGTACCATCCGGAGGGAACGGATTCTGGCGCGCCGTTGGTGACGAGTGTGCCGGCGAGAGTTTTGGCGAATTGGTTGGCGGTTTTTTTGTCCATCATTGGTGATCGTCAAACTTTGTTGCCGATCAAAATTCTTCCAAGCCGGTGGGTAAAACCCAATGCGGGCCGCAGCGGCGGGCGAGCCATGTGATGGTGGTGCATCCTTTGTAGACTCCAAAGGCCCAGGCGTTTTCCCACGCGGCGGTTGCCAGCCGGTTCTTGGCGTATCGCATCCGGCCAAAGTCGGCGAGGCATCCGATGGAGTAACCCCAAGTGCCGCCTTGGCGGCGGCCGGTTTGGACTTCGACGCGGTGAATGTGGCCCATGATGATGGTGCCGCCTCGCGCGGCGTAGTGCGTGGCCGCTTCTTTCACGGCATTCATGTTCGCGCTGTACCCGTGCGTAAAGGCCAGTTTGCCTTCGGCGACGCGATGCACGCCCGTTTCGGCGTGGTATTCGTAAAGCTTCGTTTTAGTGCGGCGGCATTGTTTTTCGATGCGCTCGATGACTTCGGCGGCGGCGAAGCGCATCGCGCCGTTGCTGTGGCTTTCGCGGATACGCCAGAGGCGGTCTTCGTGGTTGCCTAGCAGGTAGACGTGGGGGGCGTAGGCTTCGAGAAAGCAGAAGCCTTGCACGAGGTCGTCGGTGAGGTCATCGGCGGCGGCGCTGTCTTCGTTGCTGATGCCTTGGCGGAGGCCGGCGAAGTCGAAGTTGTCGCCGACGTGGATCTTTAGATCCGGCTGGTAGTGGTCAACGAATTTAAGGAACGCGAGGCGCGCGCCCTTGTCGATCATCGCGCCGTGGTTGTCGCCCACGGCCACCCATTTTTTCCATCCTCTTTTGCTCATAATTCAAAGCCTCCGCAATGGCTTTGGGGTGAGCGGTCACCATTTGTCGATTGGGCAACGCTCGGTTTCCAATGCCAGCTTCGGCAGGCTGCATCCGCACGCATCGCATCGGCCAAGGCCAAAGCGGGCGTCACGGTTCATTTTTGGGCAGTCAAAACAGGTTTGCGCGCGTTGGCGCAGCGTGGCTTCGTCGGCCACGGGGAATCCCGCTTTGGCCCAAAGGCCAACAGAGGTAGCGAGCTTCGTCATCATTGATGCGAGTGATAAAGTCATTGTCCGGCCTCGATGCGTTCTTCCAGTTGGTTTATTGTTTTTAATGCGGCGCGTGTCCATTCGGGGGGTTGGTCGGGGCGGGTGTCGAACAGCATGGTTCCTTGCCCGTCACATCAGCCCAACGCTGAATCGAAACCGCAACGTATTCAGGCGTAAGCTCCATGGCGTAGCACTTGCGGCCCAGTTGCTCGGCGGCGATGAGTGTGGTGCCGGAGCCGAGGAATGGTTCCGCGACAATCGCGCCCTCCGGCGTGCTTGACTTGATGGCTCGACAAATCATCGTCACCGGCTTGGGGGTGGCGTGCCCATGCCTGTCCTCG
This genomic interval carries:
- a CDS encoding metallophosphoesterase gives rise to the protein MSKRGWKKWVAVGDNHGAMIDKGARLAFLKFVDHYQPDLKIHVGDNFDFAGLRQGISNEDSAAADDLTDDLVQGFCFLEAYAPHVYLLGNHEDRLWRIRESHSNGAMRFAAAEVIERIEKQCRRTKTKLYEYHAETGVHRVAEGKLAFTHGYSANMNAVKEAATHYAARGGTIIMGHIHRVEVQTGRRQGGTWGYSIGCLADFGRMRYAKNRLATAAWENAWAFGVYKGCTTITWLARRCGPHWVLPTGLEEF